The DNA region aaggGTGAGGGTGAATACTGTGATGCTGATCCCAGTGATATTTCAGTGAGACCGTCTCTCACCTTCTGGATCTCCTCTGGTGTTAATGTGGAGATGTTCAGGATCTGTTGGGCTTCTTGTAAAGTCATTCCTGTGAAACTAGACGCAGCCGCCGACTGTCTGCCCGCTCCCCCCCGAGCCTCAGCAGCCGCCTGACTGGCTGCATTCACATCCACACAACAGTCACACTTCACATATCCTCCTCATACAGAACATCAGTAACATCAGAAGACATTGCAATGCTGTCATATTCTCCTAAGCCTcccaaaataagacaaatatacTATAATAACTATAAGTACGTTGTGATTTCGGTTTTATTTTATGGAGTtagataagaataaataaatacacgtttaaatgtatttaatgcatGCATCAAGCGGATATTAAGAAGAACAACAAACACCATTTACCAAAATGATGAATAATGACTGCTACTAATATTAATATGCCATTGATAAATGAACATTATATAGCGTTTCTTTGAATTGACCTGCAAATTCTTGACGTAAAGCTCTTGCAAAAGCTCGCCCGACTACCTGAGTCCCCATCACAATGATCTGAGCCAGATACTTGGCCtgtgtgaacacaaaaacacagggAATATATAAAAGAGGAACACAAGGCATTAAGAAAGTGACATGTTATTTTAAAGAGAGAGGATACTGAGTGTTAAAGGAAGGCAAGTGACTCATTTGACTGACACCTTCTTGTTCCACATACAAatgttacataatatatataatgtgtcaTTATAagagaaataaatgtaatgtatttgagctaacaaatgtaaatgtttctCAAACACACAGCCTCTTGAAATCATCTTCACAGCACTTCTGCGGTCATAAAGAGTAATATAATGGATTATGAGAACATAATGTAGTATGGCAATACTCGTACTATAAAAAGGAAATGCAAGGTCGTTGCATAAGATCATGTGAAATGGAATACTCCATTATAAGCATTTCTAGAGATGACATACAGAGCTATACAATCATACAATCATTATGATCTATGAACGAATATATGAACATACCATGACTGATCTGTTTTGATGATGTTAAATCGCTCAGTTTAGGGCAAACGTTTTCACGTGTAACTCCATCAAGGTTGATAAAAGCGGCGAAGAAACGAGACgaacacacacgacacacactgaCCCCTGCTGGCAGGAGCACATTCACGAGCTGCTCGCATCCAATCAATGGAGGCGACGCTCGTGACGTCATGACGCACGACAAGCCGCGTGTCCAGTAATGATTAATTTCAAGAAAATAGATGAACTGTTTTtacattcctttaaaaataaactcGTTTTAGTTAAACGAGTTCATCTTaggtttagttaattttatagtTTCTTGTAGCTTATTTGTTACTCTCCACATTCTGTTTCTTCTTATTGTGCTTGTAAATGCATTAGtagtagttaataataataataataaacataattaatgaaatacatttaaaatcaccACCAGATgggaaacttaaataaaatatacgtATTTAGAGagaaatactactaataatacgaTTACAttgtgaatatatagttatattattaataatacattaaatagtTACTACTACTATAACTATtactaataacaataaacaaaataaatgtatatgtattattACCAGATAAGAATTTTGCATATAAGCAGTTCttgaatgtataaataatatagagAAACAACCACTATgataagaataatatatatatatatatatatatatatatatatatatatatatatatatatatatatatatatatatactatacaaTATCACTTACAATTGCAACAAATACAAAATGATTGTTCATCAATAAATACACCACTCAATTCCATATTTCTTAGCTCTCAAGGTTTTATTTTGAGGCAACGTGTTCCCACAAGACTGATTCCATTCAAAAGAGGAGGGAAAAATATTATTGCCTATAAAGTATTAAAATGAACACGATTACAAGTGCTGTGAAAAAGCATCCCAAAAACATCAGATTGGTAACAAAATGAGCTCGCATTTAAAAAACACTTAAGCTCATTAGCAAACCTATCAACATCTACCATTTATGTGTGATTACATGAATGAAGACATCACATGGTACAAGTGCCATAACATGCAAGATTCCTTACCTGGCAAATGTAAACatgttctgttaaaaaaaaaaaaaaacctaaattagTATTGCCTTGTGAAAGACCTGATTATTGGAGAAAATTCCCTTGTATGAAGTAGATTTGTTAATACTCTTGATGAGGTTGAGCAGAAGGAACTATACAAAAATGAGTATATTCCAGTTTGAAAATGAGTGTTTTCAACAGTCTCCAGAAGATTAATTTAGAAGTACATAGAAATTTTTTTCTCAAGACATATTAAAGGATAACTAACACTGCTTAGAACCTAGAGGTGGTGAAATTTAATGCAACAAATTACCACAATATCGATGTAAAACCTACATTTAACCATGTTAACAGTCAAATGATAGTATTAAAAGCACTTTCACCAATGAAAATATCTAGAGAGGTTTTGTGTTACAGACTGAGGAAGGCATGTGCTGCATGCAGTCATTATACAGTCAATTATAGCAAG from Carassius carassius chromosome 1, fCarCar2.1, whole genome shotgun sequence includes:
- the pam16 gene encoding mitochondrial import inner membrane translocase subunit tim16, with amino-acid sequence MAKYLAQIIVMGTQVVGRAFARALRQEFAASQAAAEARGGAGRQSAAASSFTGMTLQEAQQILNISTLTPEEIQKNYEHLFKVNDKAVGGSFYLQSKVVRAKERLDEELSIQQQHQTKPPEQQQQT